The Polypterus senegalus isolate Bchr_013 chromosome 10, ASM1683550v1, whole genome shotgun sequence genomic interval ATAACTTACTTCACTTCTCTGCAGTTCCAGAAGGCTGCATTGTACTCCTGGTTTATTTCCTGTCTATGTTCTGTTTGCACTTTTCTCCAAGTAACTTTCTATGAGCCATGAATACTTTCTTGTTTTTGTCATGATGCTGCAGAGTGGCAATGTCTTTTGTTTGTTGGTTCAGCAATGCAAGAAATAACTCAACtgtaatatgtactgtacataaaacaaTACTACTACTATCTTTGTATTACAATCCAACTAAATTcccatgtttttaaaagaattgtgGTCAGAATGCACCAAAACTACCAATCTGCTTTTTCAGAATTAAAAATTGGGACTGAAAGTTTTCTTGAGACAGAAGGATTGTGTTGGATAAGACTTCCATATCTGCAGCTTCCCCATCCACGTTATCTGATAGCTACTCATCTTTACTACTGTTCACACTTTGATTATTAGGGAGCTGATAAATTATGTTCAAGGCACAACACACTCCTGCAATTAGATGTAGGTTGAGGTTCTCGCTGGGACACTCGTATTTTTGTAGCACTGTCATGGTGAAAACATAACTTGTACTTTCAGCTTTTTATGCAATTGGTAGGGTCTTTCCGGTCAAGAATATTTTGGTACTTTGCCCATTCTCCTTTATCCTTATAAGATAATCATTCCCTATTGATAATTTACATTCTAGGAGCACATTATCTTACTAAAAATAATATCTCTTTCAGCTTCACtgcctgtttatgttttattaaccTCATCATTTGTTGTACATCAATCACTGCATTTTATAATGTGGATTATTTTAATACTGGGGCAAAATGGGGGACACTGCTTCTGATTTTATTGGCTTCTGCCACCCTAGTGTTGCTTCACTTTTTTTTGCTGACTGAAACATAACGccattaaaatcttttaaaaagtttgATAAAATGAAGACTAGGACTAACACATTTCACATAAGTACAGGGTGTCCCACTCgggagtacaactttaaaaatgcgaaTTGCTCTGCAACGCGTGCATGTATCATCATGCAACAAGGTTCAAAATATTCCTTATTTAACGAAGAATTGATTCTATGTCATAAAGAGGCTGGCACTATAGCAGGCAGCGGCCGTCTAGCCCCAGACACCAACCCTGCAGAGTGGCGAAAGCAAGCATGCAATACTTGTCCATATTTGACGAATTTGTGAAACAACTGAACGACTACGAACTTCAAGAAGGTTACTTCCAACAGAACGGGGCAACGTGCCATACCTCTCATGCCAGTATGGAAGAGATCCGATCGTTTTTTGGAGACAGGGTGATCTTGAATGGTTTGTGGCCACCTCGATCGCCTGATTTAACTCCCCCAGATTTTTTTCTATGGGGATATTTAAAGGACAAGATTTATGCAAGCAAACTCAGGACCATCGGACAACTGAAAGCAAACATCGAGCGTGAAATTGCTGCCATCGACAGTGACATGTTGCAGAGGACATTCTCAAGTATAGAGTGTCGCGATTCCTTGTGCGCGGACGTTGGGGAGAGGACATTTTCAGCACCCTTTGTAATGTGGACTTGTTTTCCATCAAATACAGGTATGTTCAGTTCTTACAGCTCGCCTTTACGTTCACGCGTTCGCgagtaatttgcatttttaaagttgtactcccGAGTGGGATAGCCTGTACTTTCCCACAAGCTGTAAGATAACATAAACTTAACATCTTGACCTTAATATGATGCTTATGTCTTAAAGGTGTTTGTGTTAACTTGGCTGTTTGTAGCAACTACATTTATCATGTTGTGCGTTTTGTATAGTTTCATTTATATGAACTTTgccaaattacatttaaatgcagCTGACATTATTATGGCAATATTTCACCAAGGTGTTCTAGTATATGCAATGTGAATACTACTACTATTCAAAATATGCTTTGTTGGGTTTGCGTCAAATGCACATAGTTTTGGCAACCCACATCATTTTCTGCAAAAGGAATCTCTAGCCCTAGGGATCTAAAGTCATTTTACTTCTAACTGATCTCCTCCTTTAATGAgctgtttttttccacttttctgttattttttaaatttgcacatTCAGAAAGGCtcatctgtgcctttttttttttttttacacatttaaaaatatatgtgtattttttgatATAGCTTTAAATATTATATTCTGTTTTGCCATTTTTCCATGGATTTGACTTTTTctatgtagtttgctcccttcattgtattcTAATAATCACAATTAACATCAAGAATAACAGACATCCAGGTAAATGGCATTGAATGttaaaaggctgcagctacttcagagTCTGCAATGTCATTATTAACACCTGGAATAAAattcataatgataaaaatattaaaataaaaaaacacgctAAATCATTACAGtgtaacatacataaatacagtacttagttcattgtaataaaaaaaaaatccaaacttagaTTTGTAATTTCTAGGGAAATAACAGCGTGTTGAATTAGGCCAGGAGTCCATTGAAAATCTGAATTTTATTagaacaaaaaactgcagccaaatagggtccccaggactgagtttgaaaaAGAGGGAAAATATGTGTAATAGCTTTCCTCGTACTATCCAGGGCTTGTAAGTCATATAGACATTTTAAACATACTTGGTCATAACATCTAGCTGTTTGAGAATTGCCACTGGTTACTTgttcatatttacaaaaaaaaaaaaaaaaaacacctgcttgGAGACGCACACTCGATTTTTCACCCTTTGTTATGCCACATACCTGATGCCTCTTTAATTGTTTAGATTGTCCTCAAAACCGATCAATACAAGGCTTGCATTAAACCATCTAGAGTTTGGCATGTCATCTTACAATCATGTTGAAATCCCCCTTCCGCACAAAAAAGTAAGTAAAGAGTCAGAACATAGCTGTAATGAGGGTGGCAGCAAGTGTGAATATTCACCGATTGATATACCAAGTGCAAGATAACACTAATGAACTACCACatactgaaaatgtgttttaatcatCCTTTATTTGGAAATTTCATGTTCTCTAATAAATACGCCATGATATGGTCTTCCTATTGCAATATAGTTTGCGTTACTGAGAACGAACAATATGGCAAGCATGTATTGTAGTGTATGTTTGCATCCATTTTGTGGCtaagtttttaaaaagttcttgGGCACACGACACAATAGAGAGAATATGCCAGAACGTTTATCGCAAAGGCTTTAAAAAACACGCTAATACTGCCATAGATGGACAGTTAACCTGGCATGTGATTTGTAAGGTAATAATTGGGTACACATAAATGAATACATGCATAACTGGTATGAACCATGACCAATTTCAGTAATTAAGgctttaacaacaacaaaatacaaaaaattcaattcgatgtacattttatttagctACTGTATGATTATATGAcatgttatgtatttattttttacacaattaCTGTTTCAGTATTCATTTTGACACTACTCTTTGCtgttattttctaattatttattttgtggccCTAGATTAAAGGAAGGACTATCAGAGTGGATCATGTTGCCAATTACCGGCCTCCAAAAGACTCTGAAGACATAGATGAAGTAACGAAACAAATTAGGGAGGAGGGTTGTGCACCCAAAACGCCACCTGTTTCGTCCTCTGAATCTGAGGAAGAATATGAAGTTTcagtaaaaaagcaaaagaaaggtgagatttttcagtgtatttttagtgcatgatggatttgttgttggACTCTTGAAAGGTCAATGTAACTTTCTAAAGGGTGCAGAAACATCCAGTCAGAATTTAATGTTCGAATATCTCCTTTAGTGTTATGTCCACTGGGATGTTTAAAACTTTTCGTAAGTGACTGTACTTTCTTCTCTTGTTTCAAGCCAATGTTCACAATTCCAGATATCCAGAAGCATTACAACTACTCGTCAGTCATATTACCCTCATTTGTCAAGTCTTACTGTGTTCAATATGTAATGCCTATTGGTtactttttcagaaaaaaaggaaaaaaagaagaagaaagaaaaaaagaaaaaaaaggttaaagaaaagcAGAGTGACTCTGAAAGCCGAAAAAGCCCAGTTTTGCTGATAAAAGACAGAGACTCTTCATTTGTGAAATCAAATTCAAACAAAGACAGTAACTCACATAGATCATATGAAGACACAAAACCTTGGCGAGAAGACAGAGCAGCACATAATTACAAGGAAAGAGATGGTGTCCAGCAAAGAGAATTAGACAAACACAGACAGCAACACGGGGGAAGCAACAAGAGTAGTAGCAGTAACAGGAGCTGTTATGATGAAGGTGGACGAGAAGCAAGGACCTGGGATAGCAGACCGAAAGGAAAAGAAAGGGGAAGAAGTCCAAATGAGAGTGGCGATTGGAGGAAGCATGACAGGCAGTTAGATGTTAGAGAAAGACGAGAAGGAAGGCACTGGAATTCAGATAgtcagaaaaaagagagagacaagTCATCAAGAAACTGATGAGACTGAATTAGTCAATCTTTTCATTTAGATttcctttttatattaaatatggtCACGTTTTCTGAGGCACACAAGGTTTCAGCTTCACCTCTTTTGTTACAAATATCCTTTTCCTCTCCAATCATCTGTTTTGCTACCACTTAACCATATTAGCAGGTggtttcaaaaagtaaaacttatTGTCAAAACAGCTCTTGGTGGACTGGCTGATCTAATTTTTGAAGCGGTGGTG includes:
- the rbmx2 gene encoding RNA-binding motif protein, X-linked 2 codes for the protein MNPLTKVKLINELNQKEAELGISEKVSWHSEYKDSAWIFIGGLAYDLTEGDILCVFSQYGEIVNINLVRDKNTGKSKGFCFICYEDQRSTILAVDNFNGIKIKGRTIRVDHVANYRPPKDSEDIDEVTKQIREEGCAPKTPPVSSSESEEEYEVSVKKQKKEKKEKKKKKEKKKKKVKEKQSDSESRKSPVLLIKDRDSSFVKSNSNKDSNSHRSYEDTKPWREDRAAHNYKERDGVQQRELDKHRQQHGGSNKSSSSNRSCYDEGGREARTWDSRPKGKERGRSPNESGDWRKHDRQLDVRERREGRHWNSDSQKKERDKSSRN